In Hallerella succinigenes, the following are encoded in one genomic region:
- a CDS encoding HNH endonuclease, whose protein sequence is MTFTERELIKKAGADSGWSIVESDGPDTVTLGSASHNERASVKCCAHEMDVTFTASFNEAELRINGAFYVNDQEFIVQEREYESLRRVLRRMQELFIALPPTPIDIYNTRWRQIVAGGLPATETEETVKQRVGQDVYREALMNYWKGACAVTNCTIPEILRASHAKPWKDCSSAEERLDVYNGFLLSANLDALFDKGLVSFDDAGNIMLSSQLNESNLKRVGIYPDMHLRWIDAHHLPYLQYHREHVWKK, encoded by the coding sequence ATGACCTTTACTGAACGGGAACTGATAAAAAAGGCCGGAGCCGATAGCGGCTGGAGCATCGTGGAATCCGATGGCCCGGATACCGTCACTCTGGGTAGCGCTTCGCATAACGAACGTGCTTCAGTCAAGTGTTGTGCCCACGAAATGGACGTGACCTTTACTGCCTCATTCAATGAAGCCGAACTCCGCATCAATGGCGCCTTCTATGTCAACGATCAAGAATTTATTGTTCAAGAACGCGAATACGAATCGCTTCGTCGTGTACTGCGCCGTATGCAAGAACTGTTCATTGCCTTGCCGCCGACACCGATTGATATATATAATACTCGTTGGCGTCAGATTGTCGCCGGAGGCCTACCGGCAACAGAAACCGAGGAAACCGTCAAGCAGCGTGTTGGCCAAGATGTGTACCGTGAAGCCTTAATGAACTACTGGAAAGGCGCTTGTGCAGTTACCAACTGCACAATTCCAGAAATTCTTCGTGCCAGTCACGCGAAGCCGTGGAAGGATTGTAGCTCCGCCGAAGAACGCCTCGACGTGTACAATGGATTCCTTCTAAGCGCCAACCTGGATGCACTCTTTGACAAAGGTTTAGTTTCCTTCGACGATGCCGGTAATATAATGCTATCGTCTCAGCTGAATGAATCTAATCTGAAAAGGGTAGGCATCTATCCCGATATGCACCTCCGCTGGATAGACGCCCATCACTTGCCGTATCTGCAATACCACCGCGAACACGTGTGGAAGAAATAA